One window of the Saccopteryx leptura isolate mSacLep1 chromosome 9, mSacLep1_pri_phased_curated, whole genome shotgun sequence genome contains the following:
- the TAT gene encoding tyrosine aminotransferase, with translation MDSYVIQTNGNSSLPSVLDVHVSLSGKSSMSGKGKGRKRWSVKPSDMARNTFNPIRAIVDSMKLKPNPDKTMITLSIGDPTVFGNLPTDPEIIQAMKDALDSGKYNGYAPSTGFLSSREQIASYYSCPEAPLEAKDVILTSGCSQAIELCLSVLANPGQNILVPRPGFSLYRTLAESFGIEIKLYNLLPEKSWEIDLKQLESLIDEKTACLIINNPSNPCGSVFNKSHLQKILAVAARHYVPILADEIYRDMVFSDSKFVPLATLSSNVPILSCGGLAKRWLVPGWRLGWILIHDQGDIFGNEIRDGLVKLSQRILGPCTVVQGALKSILYRTPQEFYQNTMSFLKSSADLCYGALAAIPGLRPVRPSGAMYLMVGIEMENFPEFENDVEFTERLIAEQSVQCLPGTCFEYRNFFRVVITVPEVMMLEACSRIQEFCEQHYHCAEGSQEECDK, from the exons ATGGACTCATACGTGATTCAGACAAATGGCAACAGCAGCCTCCCCTCTGTTCTGGATGTGCACGTCAGCCTCAGCGGGAAGAGCTCCATGTCAGGAAAAGGGAAAGGCAGGAAGAGATGGTCTGTGAAGCCCTCCGACATGGCCCGCAATACTTTCAATCCCATCCGGGCCATCGTAGACAGCATGAAGTTGaagccaaacccagacaaaaccATGATTACTCTGTCAATTG GGGACCCTACTGTGTTTGGAAACCTGCCTACAGACCCAGAAATCATCCAAGCCATGAAAGATGCCCTGGACTCGGGGAAATATAATGGCTATGCCCCCTCCACTG gttTCCTATCTAGCCGGGAACAGATCGCCTCGTACTACAGCTGTCCCGAGGCACCCCTGGAAGCTAAG GATGTCATTCTGACAAGTGGCTGCAGTCAGGCTATTGAACTTTGTTTATCTGTGCTGGCCAACCCAGGGCAGAACATCCTAGTGCCCAGACCTGGTTTCTCTCTCTATAGGACTTTGGCTGAATCTTTCGGGATTGAGATCAAACTCTACAATTTATTG cCAGAGAAGTCTTGGGAAATTGACCTGAAACAATTGGAATCTCTGATTGATGAAAAGACAGCTTGTCTCATCATCAATAATCCATCAAACCCCTGTGGGTCAGTGTTCAATAAAAGTCATCTCCAGAAGATTCTGGCCG tggCTGCAAGGCACTATGTCCCCATCTTAGCTGATGAGATCTATAGAGACATG GTGTTTTCCGATTCCAAATTTGTGCCTCTGGCCACCCTCAGCAGCAATGTCCCTATCCTGTCCTGTGGAGGGTTGGCCAAGCGCTGGCTGGTTCCTGGCTGGAGGTTGGGCTGGATCCTCATCCATGACCAAGGAGACATTTTTGGCAATGAG ATCCGGGATGGACTGGTGAAACTGAGTCAGCGGATCCTGGGACCCTGCACCGTTGTTCAGGGAGCTTTGAAAAGCATCCTGTACCGCACCCCTCAAGAGTTCTACCAAAACACTATGAGCTTTCTCAAG TCCAGTGCTGATCTGTGCTATGGGGCACTAGCTGCCATCCCTGGACTCCGGCCAGTCCGCCCTTCTGGGGCCATGTACCTCATG GTTGGAATTGAGATGGAAAATTTCCCAGAATTTGAGAATGACGTGGAGTTCACGGAGCGGTTAATTGCTGAACAGTCTGTCCAGTGCCTCCCAGGAACG TGCTTTGAGTACCGGAATTTCTTCCGAGTGGTAATCACAGTCCCTGAAGTGATGATGCTGGAGGCCTGTAGCCGGATCCAGGAGTTTTGTGAGCAGCACTACCATTGTGCTGAAGGGAGCCAGGAGGAGTGTGACAAATAG